One segment of Vigna radiata var. radiata cultivar VC1973A unplaced genomic scaffold, Vradiata_ver6 scaffold_209, whole genome shotgun sequence DNA contains the following:
- the LOC106754661 gene encoding uncharacterized protein LOC106754661 encodes MAAMRAERGNGAGVRSAQSVNVETVHSVNGEESNPATQEDGTREATNASRLNGRGGRGNGQGERGDRRGRGGNGRGRGGNGRGRGRNGRNGGGSGRDEEGNLYDQSAQDEEHREASEAQTNNSIRMKDSTLLLPML; translated from the coding sequence ATGGCGGCCATGAGGGCCGAGCGAGGAAACGGAGCGGGAGTGCGATCGGCACAATCGGTGAATGTTGAGACTGTTCATTCAGTGAATGGAGAAGAGAGTAACCCCGCCACTCAGGAAGATGGAACAAGGGAGGCGACTAATGCTTCCAGACTCAACGGACGGGGTGGAAGAGGCAACGGACAGGGTGAAAGAGGTGACAGACGAGGTAGAGGTGGAAATGGACGAGGGAGAGGAGGAAATGGGAGAGGTAGGGGTAGAAATGGGCGAAACGGAGGTGGCAGTGGACGTGATGAAGAGGGGAATTTATATGACCAAAGTGCTCAGGATGAAGAACATCGGGAGGCGTCTGAAGCACAAACGAACAACTCGATTAGGATGAAGGACTCCACCCTTTTACTGCCCATGTTATGA